A stretch of the Chlamydia pecorum E58 genome encodes the following:
- a CDS encoding phosphoribosylanthranilate isomerase, protein MKVKICGITHPEDAQYAARQGAAYIGMIFSERSRRRVSLEEAKKISESARECGAEPVGVFLEHTQEQIFCICEDVGIDVVQLHGSEAKRALKELLRREYKIIYAVTVGENGGLQHKYPLPASVISLYDTAGGGTGIPFCWEAFSPPSDTFWMLAGGLNPGNIKKAITVLRPGGVDVATGVEIPKTTRKDPELVKLFIQEANNIEEKI, encoded by the coding sequence ATGAAGGTTAAAATTTGCGGCATTACGCATCCCGAAGATGCACAATATGCTGCACGACAAGGAGCGGCATATATTGGCATGATTTTTTCCGAAAGGTCCAGGAGAAGGGTTTCTTTAGAAGAGGCAAAGAAAATTTCTGAGAGTGCCAGAGAGTGTGGTGCAGAGCCTGTGGGAGTGTTTTTAGAGCATACTCAAGAGCAGATCTTTTGTATATGTGAGGATGTAGGAATAGATGTTGTCCAGCTACATGGTAGTGAAGCAAAACGAGCTCTCAAAGAGCTTTTAAGAAGAGAGTATAAGATTATTTATGCAGTTACTGTAGGAGAAAATGGTGGCTTACAACATAAGTATCCCCTGCCTGCTTCAGTAATTTCTCTATATGATACTGCAGGAGGGGGAACAGGAATTCCGTTTTGCTGGGAAGCCTTTTCTCCACCAAGCGATACTTTTTGGATGTTAGCAGGAGGGTTGAACCCTGGAAATATAAAGAAAGCCATTACTGTATTACGACCTGGAGGAGTCGATGTCGCCACAGGGGTGGAAATCCCTAAGACAACAAGAAAAGATCCTGAGTTAGTGAAGTTGTTTATTCAGGAAGCGAACAATATAGAGGAGAAAATATGA
- a CDS encoding indole-3-glycerol-phosphate synthase, producing MKFANYLENLLACKKGEIQQLIQDTQRDPQHHLNRILHQEHICQERFLKALKSPGLSIIGEIKRESPTCGKIRHIDDPAKFALQYCQGGASAISVLTDMQGFGGSLKDMHRVSKILNQSYPEVAILRKDFILHSLQLAEAVFYGAHAVLLIVGVVGSNLKPLLQDAQRLGLDVLTEVHDLPELELALEAGAKIIGMNHRNLKRFTIDLEVSEKLNPYIPEGVVTVAESGIHNPMQAEKIRKMGCDGILIGEALVKAQNPSQLIKQMQGEKGEDEG from the coding sequence ATGAAATTCGCGAACTATTTGGAAAACCTTCTCGCATGTAAGAAGGGGGAGATACAACAGCTAATACAAGATACGCAAAGGGATCCCCAGCATCACTTAAATCGTATCTTGCATCAGGAACATATCTGTCAAGAGAGATTCCTCAAAGCGCTTAAGAGCCCAGGCTTATCTATCATAGGAGAAATAAAGAGAGAGTCTCCAACATGTGGAAAAATAAGGCATATTGATGACCCTGCAAAGTTTGCTCTGCAGTATTGCCAAGGTGGGGCTTCAGCGATTTCTGTACTTACCGATATGCAGGGGTTTGGAGGATCCTTAAAGGATATGCACAGGGTCTCCAAAATTCTTAACCAGAGTTACCCTGAGGTGGCAATTTTAAGAAAGGATTTTATTTTGCATTCTCTCCAGCTTGCAGAAGCGGTATTTTACGGTGCTCATGCTGTTCTTTTAATCGTGGGCGTGGTTGGAAGTAATTTAAAGCCTCTTCTTCAGGATGCTCAGCGACTAGGGTTGGACGTACTTACAGAAGTTCATGATCTTCCAGAGCTAGAGCTTGCCTTAGAGGCGGGTGCAAAAATTATCGGGATGAATCATCGTAATCTTAAACGTTTTACCATCGATCTAGAGGTTTCTGAGAAGCTAAATCCCTATATTCCTGAAGGGGTTGTTACCGTAGCAGAATCTGGAATCCATAATCCAATGCAGGCAGAGAAGATCCGTAAGATGGGATGTGACGGGATATTAATCGGAGAGGCTCTAGTAAAGGCTCAGAATCCTTCACAGCTAATTAAGCAAATGCAAGGGGAAAAAGGGGAAGATGAAGGTTAA